Proteins co-encoded in one Solea senegalensis isolate Sse05_10M linkage group LG8, IFAPA_SoseM_1, whole genome shotgun sequence genomic window:
- the zmp:0000000529 gene encoding WD repeat-containing protein 20, translated as MAGDGGALKDINEIKSQFRTREGFYKLLTLSDSQQRGGLPRGPSAGATLGPGPGPGPIPGGGVGLLQGPGAAAAAAAAAAAAAASSSSNAAANSSPAGFLPPVRVSMVKLQPEDPSEESERVCFNIGRELYFYTYTNIKKAVDLSKPIDKRIYKGTQPTCHDFNQYSATAESVALIVGFSAGQVQYLDPIKKETSKLFNEERLIDKSKVTCLKWLPKSENLFLASHASGHLYLYNVDHPCGTTAPQYSLLRQGEGFAVYACKTKTPRNPLLRWAVGEGGLNEFAFSPDGVHVACVGQDGCLRVFHFDSMELQGVMKSYFGGLLCVSWSPDGKYLATGGEDDLVTVWSFAESRVVARGHGHKSWVNVVAFDPFTTSLEDDEPMELSGSEEDLHQGVPNNSMHFGRVRTSSTLSRLSRHSSKGGGSASVTYRFGSVGQDTQFCLWDLTDDVLYPRLPLSRAFTNTFGPSLSNSGSGVVNSTSGGGGSGGVEGHHHPPNTNTGTSNPPTLPLPLPRSLSRSNSLPHPAVANTSKSQGASEGGGGGGGGGGSSVAGNSTPFSIGRFATLSLQERKSDKSGGSGGVEKEHKRYHSLGNISKSNDKINVAPRSNRLDAAKVLGTTLCPRMHEVPLLEPLVCKKIAHERLTVLVFMDDCIITACQEGLICTWARPGKANLTAQNGNSPSGTVV; from the exons ATGGCCGGAGATGGTGGCGCTCTGAAGGATATCAATGAGATTAAGTCCCAGTTCCGGACCAGAGAGGGCTTCTACAAGCTGCTCACCCTCTCGGACTCGCAGCAGCGGGGCGGACTGCCGCGGGGTCCGTCCGCTGGAGCCACGCTGGGCCCCGGGCCTGGACCTGGTCCGATACCCGGCGGAGGGGTCGGGCTACTGCAGGGGCCCGgggctgccgccgccgctgctgccgccgccgctgccgccgccgcctcctcttCTTCCAATGCTGCAGCCAACTCTTCTCCAGCGGGCTTTCTGCCGCCAGTCCGGGTCTCTATGGTCAAACTGCAGCCTGAAGATCCGAGCGAAGAGTCGGAGCGGGTGTGCTTTAACATCGGCAGGGAGCTGTATTTCTACACGTACACTAACATCAAGAAG GCCGTAGACCTCAGTAAGCCGATAGACAAGAGAATCTACAAGGGGACTCAGCCAACATGTCATGATTTCAACCAGTACTCGGCCACAGCAGAGAGTGTTGCTCTCATTGTGGGTTTCTCAGCAGGCCAAGTCCAGTATCTCGACCCGATTAAGAAGGAGACCAGCAAACTCTTCAATGAGGAG AGGTTGATAGACAAATCCAAGGTGACATGTCTAAAATGGCTTCCCAAGTCAGAGAACCTGTTCCTGGCCTCCCACGCCAGTGGTCACCTCTACCTCTACAACGTGGATCACCCATGTGGCACCACGGCCCCACAGTACTCTCTGCTACGGCAGGGGGAAGGCTTCGCAGTTTACGCCTGTAAAACCAAGACACCGCGCAACCCACTGTTGCGATGGGCGGTGGGTGAGGGGGGCCTCAATGAGTTTGCTTTCTCCCCGGATGGCGTGCATGTAGCATGTGTTGGTCAGGATGGCTGCTTGCGTGTCTTCCATTTTGATTCGATGGAGCTGCAGGGTGTGATGAAGAGCTACTTTGGTGGgctactgtgtgtgtcatggaGTCCAGATGGGAAATATCTCGCCACGGGTGGAGAGGATGACCTGGTTACCGTCTGGTCATTTGCAGAGAGCAGAGTGGTAGCAAGGGGGCATGGCCACAAGTCGTGGGTCAATGTGGTAGCGTTTGACCCCTTCACAACCTCCCTAGAAGACGATGAGCCTATGGAGCTTAGTGGCAGTGAGGAGGACCTCCACCAGGGGGTGCCAAACAATTCCATGCACTTTGGGCGTGTCCGAACAAGCAGCACGTTGTCGCGTCTTTCTCGGCACAGCTCCAAAGGTGGTGGCTCGGCATCGGTCACATACCGGTTTGGCTCAGTGGGGCAGGACACCCAGTTCTGCCTGTGGGACCTTACTGATGACGTGTTGTACCCACGCCTTCCACTGTCACGCGCCTTTACTAACACTTTTGGACCATCACTGTCCAACTCTGGCAGTGGAGTTGTCAACAGCACCTCAGGTGGGGGAGGAAGTGGCGGGGTTGAGGGGCATCATCACCCACCAAACACCAACACTGGCACATCCAACCCACCAACACTCCCTTTACCGCTTCCTCGCTCCCTCTCACGCTCCAACTCTCTACCCCACCCGGCTGTGGCAAACACCTCCAAGAGTCAGGGTGCCTCAGAgggtggtgggggaggaggaggaggtggaggaagcaGTGTAGCAGGAAACAGTACTCCATTCAGCATAGGTCGTTTTGCCACACTGTCGCTCCAGGAGCGCAAGTCAGACAAGTCTGGTGGGAGTGGTGGTGTGGAGAAGGAGCATAAGCGCTACCATAGCCTTGGCAACATTAGCAAAAGCAACGATAAAATCAATGTGGCGCCGAGGAGCAATCGTCTGGACGCTGCTAAGGTCTTAGGCACCACACTGTGCCCACGCATGCATGAGGTGCCACTGCTGGAACCACTGGTGTGCAAGAAGATAGCACATGAGAGGCTGACAGTACTGGTGTTTATGGACGACTGTATCATCACCGCCTGCCAAGAGGGTCTCATCTGCACCTGGGCACGGCCGGGGAAGGCG AACTTGACAGCACAGAATGGGAACTCTCCGAGTGGCACAGTGGTATAG
- the hif1al gene encoding hypoxia inducible factor 1 subunit alpha, like, with protein MEKKDGTVTTKRSSSEQRKLRSRDAARCRRSQETEVFYELARTLPLPRRVSTHLDKAAIMRVTLSALRMRRLLRSAENKEEEEKEDTEDMEEEEEEEEEDQMDAFYPQALAGFLMVLTEEGDMIYLTENVNKHIGITQLELLGQSVYDFVHPCDQEELRDMLTPRPGLNKKSAKEHLTERNFFLRIKSTLTSRGRTVNIKSATWKVLHCSGHMRPFGSSSTLPLAARVMTLLCEPIPHPSSVEFPLDTCTFLTRHSMDLRFTHCEGRVTELIGYKPDDLIGRSAYEFHHALDSDHVNKSLHTLLTKGQVSTSHYRFLANSGGFVWAETQATVLYSNKTSQPEAIVCLNFILSAVEQPDVVFSVEQLRCDRLMKAEPLSPAPPPTPEDLETPDSEGGHLTNFSQTEEVGSESSSAAKLLIKQKEKPEELDLATEDKDAVKPPAGFVELSFISPKTLNLVPEQPQKLCTPELLQLLTPIFDPITPPPSASPVPSVDPVPNSSEDEEQMDTSEVEKFFATWQEDGQQQKKNLENMDEMDLEMLAPYISMDDDFQLTFLSSLPEETNGPSSEPSVVSPAITLNRKRALVTDKDLSFLEKRPKQGSLSTAEEILLSHKMLGCLEDTDQSDLILDLAPRGRSKLLTDRDPVLGGMQGLCDTAALMRDVFIPRPPDLSAPLSPMT; from the exons atggagaaaaaagaCGGGACGGTAACGACCAAACG GAGCAGTTCTGAGCAGCGGAAGCTGCGTTCTCGTGATGCAGCCAGGTGTAGGCGGAGTCAAGAGACAGAGGTGTTTTATGAGCTTGCTCGTACTCTTCCGCTCCCCCGACGGGTGTCCACGCACCTGGACAAAGCCGCCATCATGAGAGTCACCCTCAGTGCCCTACGCATGCGGCGCCTCCTGCGATCCG CTGAgaataaggaggaggaggagaaggaggataCAGAGGacatggaggaagaggaagaggaggaagaggaggatcaAATGGATGCTTTCTATCCTCAGGCATTGGCAGGTTTCCTCATGGTTTTAACAGAGGAAGGAGACATGATCtacctgacagaaaatgtcaacaaacacatTGGCATCACACAG ctggagctgctggGTCAGAGTGTTTACGACTTTGTTCATCCCTGCGATCAAGAGGAGCTCAGAGACATGTTGACTCCACGGCCAG gGTTGAATAAGAAATCAGCAAAAGAACATCTGACTGAGAGAAACTTCTTCCTGCGAATAAAAAGCAccctgaccagcagggggcgcacagTCAACATCAAGTCTGCAACCTGGAAG gttctccactGCAGTGGTCACATGCGTCCTTTTGGCAGTAGCTCCACTCTGCCCCTTGCTGCCAGAGTGATGACTTTGTTGTGTGAGCCCATCCCTCACCCATCCAGTGTTGAGTTCCCTCTGGATACATGCACTTTCCTGACCCGCCACAGTATGGACCTGCGGTTCACACACTGCGAGGGCAG GGTAACAGAGTTGATAGGATACAAACCAGATGATCTAATTGGTCGCTCAGCCTATGAGTTCCACCATGCACTCGACTCTGATCACGTCAACAAAAGTCTGcacacat TGCTGACCAAAGGTCAGGTGAGCACCAGCCACTACCGCTTCCTGGCGAACAGCGGTGGCTTTGTGTGGGCAGAGACTCAGGCGACTGTCCTCTACAGCAACAAGACGTCGCAGCCCGAGGCCATTGTCTGCCTAAACTTCATCCTCAG TGCTGTGGAGCAGCCAGATGTTGTTTTCTCGGTCGAGCAGCTCCGTTGTGACCGCCTCATGAAAGCTGAACCCCTGTCACCGGCGCCTCCACCTACACCAGAGGACCTGGAGACCCCTGACTCGGAAGGGGGGCATCTCACTAACTTCAGTCAGACCGAGGAGGTGGGTTCAGAATCCAGCAGTGCTGCAAAGCTCCTCATCAAACAGAAGGAGAAACCAGAGGAGCTTGACTTGGCTACTGAGGATAAAGATGCAGTCAAACCACCAGCAG GCTTTGTTGAGCTGTCATTCATCAGTCCAAAGACTTTGAACTTGGTGCCGGAACAACCTCAGAAACTATGCACTCCAGAGCTGCTACAGCTCCTCACACCCATCTTTGACCCCATCACACCACCACCATCTGCATCACCAGTCCCCTCAGTGGATCCTGTTCCT AACTCCAGTGAGGACGAGGAGCAGATGGACACAAGTGAAGTGGAGAAGTTCTTTGCCACATGGCAAGAAGATGggcaacagcaaaaaaaaaacctggag AACATGGATGAGATGGATCTGGAAATGTTGGCTCCTTACATCTCTATGGACGACGATTTCCAGCTTACCTTCCTCAGCAGTTTACCTGAGGAAACCAATGGCCCTTCTTCAGAACCTTCAGTTGTGTCTCCTGCTATCACACTGAACAGGAAACG AGCTCTGGTCACAGACAAGGACCTGTCGTTTCTGGAAAAGAGGCCAAAACAAGGTTCTTTGtcaacagcagaggaaattCTTCTCAGCCACAAAATGTTG